The following proteins are encoded in a genomic region of Blastopirellula retiformator:
- a CDS encoding sensor histidine kinase, with protein MLQSRIGWALFFWLGLIIFLFTTGAIALFLLDGMEHSRQRQLESLQMAARLFRRELETIDLPPDSPKLAKLVQQQAGESGLYITVASEDGNVLIDSRQEAARMENVLRLPEFQQAEETGVGQASSDPQLPGEPFHFIVLPLEVNGERVGFVRAGQDIDAGGLYASYHLVVGSIALGLVILIGAYFIARRFEERVVAPVQQLTRACAGVEKGDYTGHVWAAAEDELGETARQFTRMQAAIELRVDQLTAESNRLKTVLGSMVEGVIAVDEQQRVLLANGAVRRLLAIRPDDVVGRPLLELTRNRSLDDSFRAAIESEEPYHHEFDVSTTPRRTLSLHANRLPGEPCPGVVMVLHDVTELRRLESMRREFVSSVSHELKTPLAVVQACTETLQMGAVEDLAIRDNFLEQIMQSSVRLNDLIHDMLHLARIESREEAFDITDVSIAGVIDKILQTARGSAATRKIALRIHPPEAEISVMGDEEGVRTILSNLIDNAVKYTIEGGSVDVAWGEEGSHVAITVKDTGIGIPQASLERIFERFYRVDKARSREMGGTGLGLSIVKHTAQAMGGEVTVQSQVGEGSTFTVRLPRG; from the coding sequence ATGCTTCAATCTCGAATCGGCTGGGCCCTGTTCTTTTGGCTTGGGCTGATCATCTTCCTGTTTACGACCGGGGCGATCGCGCTGTTCTTGCTCGACGGCATGGAGCATTCGCGTCAGCGTCAACTCGAATCGCTGCAGATGGCGGCGCGGCTGTTTCGTCGCGAGTTGGAGACGATCGACCTACCGCCCGACTCGCCGAAGCTGGCCAAGCTGGTGCAGCAGCAAGCGGGTGAATCGGGATTATATATCACCGTCGCCAGCGAGGACGGCAACGTCTTGATCGACTCACGGCAAGAAGCGGCGCGGATGGAAAACGTCTTGCGACTGCCAGAGTTTCAGCAGGCCGAAGAGACCGGCGTCGGCCAGGCGTCGAGCGACCCACAACTGCCGGGAGAGCCGTTTCACTTTATCGTGCTGCCGTTGGAGGTGAATGGCGAGCGGGTCGGGTTTGTGCGGGCCGGCCAGGACATTGACGCCGGAGGCTTGTACGCTTCGTACCACTTGGTGGTCGGCTCGATTGCACTGGGGCTGGTGATCTTAATCGGCGCCTATTTTATCGCTCGCCGGTTTGAAGAGCGGGTCGTCGCGCCGGTGCAGCAACTGACGCGAGCCTGTGCCGGCGTCGAGAAGGGGGACTATACCGGGCACGTCTGGGCCGCCGCCGAAGACGAGCTGGGAGAAACCGCCCGGCAGTTTACGCGGATGCAGGCGGCAATCGAGTTGCGGGTCGATCAGTTGACGGCCGAGTCGAATCGTTTGAAGACGGTGCTTGGCAGCATGGTTGAAGGAGTGATCGCGGTCGATGAACAGCAGCGGGTGCTGTTGGCCAACGGCGCGGTGCGGCGGCTGCTCGCCATTCGGCCCGACGACGTGGTGGGGCGACCGCTGCTCGAGCTGACGCGGAATCGCTCGCTCGACGATTCATTTCGCGCCGCGATCGAAAGCGAAGAGCCGTACCATCACGAGTTTGATGTGTCGACCACGCCCAGGCGGACGCTGAGTCTGCACGCCAACCGCTTGCCGGGCGAACCATGCCCCGGCGTCGTGATGGTGCTGCATGACGTGACCGAATTGCGGCGGCTAGAGAGCATGCGGCGGGAGTTCGTCAGCAGCGTCTCGCACGAACTGAAGACGCCGTTGGCCGTGGTGCAGGCCTGCACCGAAACGCTGCAGATGGGGGCGGTCGAGGATCTCGCGATTCGGGATAACTTCCTGGAGCAGATCATGCAGTCGTCGGTACGGCTGAATGACCTGATTCATGACATGCTGCATCTAGCCCGGATTGAGTCGCGGGAAGAGGCGTTCGACATTACCGATGTGTCGATCGCCGGCGTCATCGACAAGATTCTGCAGACGGCGCGGGGGTCAGCGGCAACGCGCAAGATCGCCCTGCGGATTCATCCGCCGGAAGCGGAGATCTCGGTGATGGGCGACGAGGAAGGGGTGCGGACGATCTTGAGCAACCTGATCGACAATGCGGTGAAGTACACGATCGAGGGAGGCTCGGTCGACGTGGCGTGGGGCGAAGAGGGCTCGCACGTGGCGATCACCGTCAAAGACACCGGTATCGGCATCCCGCAGGCGTCGCTGGAGCGGATCTTTGAGCGGTTTTACCGGGTCGACAAGGCCCGCTCACGAGAGATGGGCGGGACGGGCCTGGGGCTGTCGATCGTCAAGCATACCGCCCAGGCGATGGGGGGAGAGGTGACCGTGCAAAGTCAGGTAGGGGAGGGGAGCACCTTTACGGTGCGGCTTCCCCGGGGATGA
- a CDS encoding Gfo/Idh/MocA family protein produces the protein MSQESNATPAEQNNDASTSRRNFIKTGSSLLIAGGAMAGSLPMARAAHVFGSDVIKIGLVGCGGRGTGAATQAMNTEGPTKLVAMGDAFGNRLQSCLRGVTSRHADKVDVPQDRQFVGFDAYKKVLEQDIDLVILATPPGFRPLHFEAAVNADKHVFMEKPVATDAPGIRRVLAANEVAKQKNLAVAVGLQRHHEPRYVETIKRLHDGAIGDIIFARAYWNSGGVWMNARDSKQTELEYQMRNWYYFNWLCGDHIVEQHIHNLDVINWLMQGYPTMAEGMGGREVRVGKDSGQIFDHHMIEFTYGDQGNATKMMSCCRHQKNVWSSVSEHAHGTKGYADISGAKIYKPNGEVAWAYGNGGGNGHQEEHHDLFAALRRGEIPNEGEYGAMSTMTAIFGRMATYSGKNLSWDEAFNSQESLADVDKLTALENEAPVQPNADGKPTRVDGSPYPTPIPGKTVKV, from the coding sequence ATGTCACAAGAGTCGAACGCCACACCCGCCGAACAAAACAACGACGCTTCGACGTCGCGGCGCAATTTTATTAAGACCGGCTCCTCGTTGTTGATCGCCGGGGGCGCTATGGCAGGTTCATTGCCGATGGCCCGTGCCGCTCATGTATTCGGTAGCGACGTGATCAAAATCGGTCTGGTTGGTTGCGGCGGTCGCGGTACCGGCGCTGCGACGCAGGCGATGAATACCGAAGGCCCGACCAAGCTGGTCGCGATGGGCGATGCGTTTGGCAATCGTCTGCAATCGTGCTTGCGCGGCGTCACGTCGCGTCACGCCGACAAGGTCGACGTTCCGCAAGATCGTCAGTTCGTCGGTTTCGACGCCTATAAGAAGGTGCTCGAGCAAGACATCGACCTGGTGATCCTGGCGACTCCGCCCGGCTTCCGCCCGCTGCACTTTGAAGCGGCCGTCAACGCCGACAAGCACGTCTTCATGGAAAAGCCGGTCGCGACCGACGCCCCGGGCATTCGCCGCGTGTTGGCCGCCAACGAAGTCGCCAAGCAGAAGAACTTGGCGGTCGCCGTCGGTCTGCAGCGTCACCATGAGCCGCGTTATGTCGAAACGATCAAGCGTTTGCATGACGGCGCGATCGGCGACATCATTTTCGCCCGGGCTTACTGGAACAGCGGCGGCGTCTGGATGAACGCTCGCGACTCGAAGCAAACCGAGTTGGAATACCAGATGCGCAACTGGTACTACTTCAACTGGCTCTGCGGAGATCATATCGTCGAGCAGCACATCCACAACCTGGACGTGATCAACTGGTTGATGCAAGGCTATCCGACGATGGCCGAAGGCATGGGCGGACGCGAAGTTCGCGTTGGCAAAGACAGCGGTCAGATCTTCGACCACCACATGATCGAGTTCACCTACGGCGATCAAGGTAACGCGACGAAGATGATGAGCTGCTGCCGTCACCAGAAGAACGTCTGGAGCAGCGTCTCGGAACATGCTCACGGCACCAAGGGCTACGCCGACATCAGCGGCGCCAAGATCTATAAGCCGAACGGCGAAGTCGCCTGGGCATATGGCAACGGCGGCGGCAACGGCCACCAGGAAGAGCACCACGACCTGTTTGCGGCGCTGCGTCGCGGCGAAATTCCGAACGAAGGCGAATATGGCGCCATGAGCACCATGACCGCGATCTTCGGCCGGATGGCGACCTACAGCGGCAAGAACCTGAGCTGGGACGAAGCGTTCAACTCGCAAGAGTCGCTGGCCGACGTCGACAAGCTGACGGCGCTAGAGAACGAAGCTCCGGTTCAGCCGAACGCCGACGGCAAGCCGACCCGCGTCGACGGTTCGCCGTACCCGACCCCGATTCCGGGCAAGACGGTCAAGGTCTAG